The Sebastes umbrosus isolate fSebUmb1 chromosome 19, fSebUmb1.pri, whole genome shotgun sequence genome has a segment encoding these proteins:
- the rc3h2 gene encoding roquin-2 isoform X4, with the protein MPVQAAQWTEFLSCPICYNEFDSSGHQPISLGCSHTVCKTCLHKLHRKACPFDQTPISTDIDLLPVNCALLQLVGAQVPDVQPVSLSSAAEVENYEVCRECVEELALYLKPISGAKDLSPSAGVATLSPSVLSRPMQRKLVTLVNCQLVEEEGRVRAVRAGRSLGERTVTELILQHQNPQQLSANLWAAVRARGCQFLGPAMQEDALKLVLLALEDGSALSRKVLVLFVVQKLEARFPQASKTSIGHVVQLLYRASCFKVTKRDEDSSLMQLKEEFRTYEALRREHDAQIVHIAMEAGLRISPEQWSSLLYGDLVHKSHMQSIIDKLQSPESFAKSVQELTIVLQRTGDPANLTSLRQHLELLANIDHNPDAPAPSWEELESVMLAVKLVVHGLVEFIQNFSKKSHDTPQPQANSKYKTSMCRDLRQQGGCPRGTNCTFAHTQDELEKFRLRNKKSSSVGRAFPLAPGVMGKTFTMEGSIQTDVSTGVGQGLKGTGENTASLTEAGPGLIHPQLISRGADMMEEMKRAVPNGSNGANGSNGLSSRNTSGSTEQKPISPPRTPVSHSSASSPLTTVGRCDGGAPMPKHGQFVLRAPHPSQASELYYQEPHSAYDTPHYQPTSGSYYQSSLHPPHKPCMARFLRSSNVPESSLPPSIGPPPSSYPSDPQSPHPPSSSSSGYPPRERMGPPAFHHHPGQPQYGPLAPAHGVYAPLYDSRRVWRPQLYHREDARSNSLPPEVLHSSVYQPPLRERFNSLDSNYCSGAEHRAGLHRDYGRVPLGYEDLFRRKQEQWAHHHHHHNANRPSQSSPIFTIDFGTEHVESSGGQCVGCRFRGEESLAHYSPWSCGTIGPCLSPFEPETLAHTSAHSCSEHSELDSNGGGGGVSGSGGGSVGKRWLHSLDHYRRLKDEDPIIPFSEGPIISKWGAISRASRTGYHTTDPIQATACQGSANTTPINFKDYNHHLDHSDYRWSSRGSDSSSHSSFLESEQLCASELHCRRTSLSSGEKIISDLQARQTAYSRDRGRAESEPDPERDIELELCALDMEDSEHQEMKSQESLDLATPQSQDASHLRPPPCSSPLLSSPVEEHPQTEGPSTEKMDAHLLKKMAFR; encoded by the exons ATGCCAGTGCAGGCGGCCCAGTGGACGGAGTTCCTGTCCTGCCCCATCTGCTACAATGAGTTCGACAGCAGCGGCCACCAGCCCATCAGCCTGGGCTGCTCCCACACGGTGTGTAAGACCTGCCTGCACAAGCTGCACCGCAAGGCCTGCCCCTTCGATCAGACGCCGATCAGCACCGACATCGACCTGCTGCCGGTCAACTGCGCCCTGCTGCAGCTGGTCGGAGCTCAG GTCCCAGATGTGCAGCCGGTGAGCCTGAGCAGTGCAGCAGAAGTCGAGAACTACGAGGTGTGCAGGGAGTGCGTGGAAGAGCTGGCTCTCTACCTGAAACCCATCAGCGGAGCGAAag ACCTGTCACCTTCTGCAGGCGTGGCGACTCTGAGTCCGAGCGTGCTCAGCCGGCCAATGCAGAGGAAGCTGGTGACCTTGGTGAACTGCcagctggtggaggaggagggccgCGTGCGGGCGGTGCGGGCGGGCCGGTCGCTGGGGGAGCGGACCGTCACCGAGCTCATCCTGCAGCACCAGAACCCCCAGCAGCTCTCTGCCAACCTGTGGGCGGCGGTGAGGGCGCGGGGATGCCAGTTCCTGGGACCTG ctATGCAAGAGGATGCTCTGAAGCTGGTTTTACTGGCTCTAGAGGACGGGTCAGCTTTGTCCAGGAAGGTGTTGGTCTTGTTTGTCGTCCAAAAGCTCGAGGCTCGGTTCCCTCAGGCCTCCAAAACCAGCATAGGGCATGTGGTGCAGCTTCTCTACAGGGCCTCCTGCTTCAAG GTGACTAAGCGTGATGAAGACTCCTCACtgatgcagctgaaagaagaGTTTCGAACGTACGAGGCCCTCCGGAGAGAACACGACGCTCAGATCGTCCACATCGCCATGGAGGCGGGCCTACGGATTTCACCCGAGCAGTGGTCCTCTCTGCTGTACGGAGACCTGGTCCACAAGTCACATATGCAGTCCATTATTGACAAG TTGCAGTCCCCGGAGTCGTTTGCAAAGAGCGTTCAGGAACTGACGATCGTTCTGCAGAGGACGGGAGACCCCGCCAACCTCACCAGCCTTAGACAGCACCTAGAGCTGCTAGCCAACATAGACCACAACCCAG ATGCCCCGGCGCCATCATGGGAGGAGCTGGAAAGTGTGATGCTGGCTGTGAAGTTGGTGGTTCACGGACTAGTGGAATTCATACAGAACTTCAGCAAGAAGAGCCACGACACTCCGCAG CCTCAGGCCAACAGCAAGTACAAGACAAGCATGTGCCGAGACCTTCGTCAGCAGGGAGGCTGTCCCAGAGGAACCAACTGTACATTTGCACACACGCAGGATGAGCTGGAGAA ATTTAGACTGAGGAACAAGAAGAGCAGCAGCGTGGGCCGCGCATTCCCGTTAGCGCCGGGGGTTATGGGTAAAACCTTCACCATGGAGGGCAGTATCCAGACTGATGTGTCTACAGGTGTGGGGCAGGGGCTCAAAGGCACAGGGGAGAACACTGCCTCCCTGACAGAGGCAGGGCCCGGCCTGATTCACCCGCAACTGATCTCCAGAGGGGCCGACATGATGGAGGAAATGAAGAGAGCGGTGCCGAATGGATCCAACGGGGCCAACGGGTCCAACGGACTATCTAGCAGAAACACATCGGGGTCAACTGAACA GAAACCCATCTCACCTCCCAGGACCCCAGTCAGCCACTCCTCAGCGTCGTCTCCCTTGACAACAGTTGGGCGTTGCGACGGTGGGGCTCCTATGCCCAAACATGGTCAGTTCGTGCTGCGTGCACCACATCCTTCTCAGGCGTCGGAGCTGTACTATCAGGAGCCCCACTCTGCATATGACACGCCGCATTATCAACCAACCT cagGTTCCTACTACCAatcctctcttcatcctcctcacaAACCCTGCATGGCACGCTTCCTTCGATCCTCCAACGTCCCAGAATCCTCTTTGCCGCCCTCTATTGGCCCTCCGCCATCTTCCTACCCCAGTGACCCTCAATCACCGCAtccaccttcctcctcttcgtcgGGGTACCCACCTAGAGAGCGGATGGGACCACCTGCCTTCCATCACCACCCGGGGCAGCCTCAGTACGGCCCTCTGGCTCCTGCTCATGGCGTTTACGCTCCCCTCTACGACAGCAGGAGAGTATGGAGGCCTCAG CTGTACCACAGAGAGGACGCCAGGAGTAACTCGCTGCCCCCAGAGGTGCTGCATTCCTCCGTCTACCAGCCTCCACTCAGGGAGAGATTCAACTCTCTAGACAGCAACTACTGCTCCGGAGCTGAGCACCGCGCAGGGCTACACAGG GATTATGGCCGCGTTCCTCTCGGCTACGAGGATCTGTTCAGAAGGAAGCAGGAGCAGTGGgctcaccatcaccaccatcacaaCGCCAACAGGCCCTCCCAGTCCTCCCCCATCTTCACCATCGATTTTGGAACTGAG cATGTGGAGAGCAGCGGAGGCCAGTGTGTGGGGTGCAGGTTCAGAGGTGAGGAAAGTTTAGCGCACTACTCTCCGTGGTCCTGTGGCACCATCGGCCCCTGCCTCAGCCCCTTTGAGCCCGAAACGCTCGCACACACCTCGGCTCACTCCTGCTCAGAGCACTCG GAGTTGGACAGTAACGGCGGTGGAGGCGGCGTTAGCGGCAGTGGTGGCGGCAGCGTTGGAAAGCGATGGCTACATTCGTTGGATCACTACCGGCGCTTGAAAGACGAGGACCCGATCATTCCCTTCAGTGAGGGGCCCATTATCTCCAAGTGGGGCGCCATCTCCAGGGCGTCTCGCACGGGCTACCACACCACTGACCCCATCCAAGCCACGGCCTGCCAGGGCAGCGCCAACACCACGCCCATCAACTTTAAAG ATTACAACCACCACTTGGATCACAGCGACTACAGGTGgagctccagaggatcagacTCTTCCAGCCACTCCAGTTTCCTAGAGAG TGAGCAGCTTTGTGCATCAGAGCTTCACTGCCGTCGAACTTCATTAAGCAGCGGAGAGAAAATCATATCTGATCTGCAAGCCCGTCAGACCGCCTACAGCCGGGATCGGGGCCGGGCCGAGAGCGAACCGGACCCGGAACGAGACATTGAGCTCGAACTGTGTGCTCTTGACATGGAGGATTCAGAACACCAGGAGATGAAGTCTCAG GAGTCTTTAGACCTGGCCACCCCACAGTCTCAGGATGCTTCCCACCTCCGCCCGCCACCctgctcctctcccctcctctcttctcctgtgGAGGAGCACCCCCAAACAGAGGGTCCTTCGACAGAAAAGATGGACGCTCACCTGCTGAAAAAGATGGCCTTCAGGTGA